In one Bombus fervidus isolate BK054 chromosome 16, iyBomFerv1, whole genome shotgun sequence genomic region, the following are encoded:
- the LOC139995883 gene encoding calcium uptake protein 3, mitochondrial-like isoform X4, with protein MELDVMRNSIPSLRHGNPHMFRNLRDKGIISYTEYLFLLSILIKPTSGFRIAFNMFDTDGNERVDKTEFLVIRRLLGGNLTNRHLDDETECALKRIMPPGEDFVYEPKLRNTRERNDKNQIVSNSYMEKVFSHAWRGRHGTETQEKLDLLKERQTTPEAIQVQYINDDQGLQRRHAVDTTLMVHFFGKDGSNELKYENFKCFMENLQQEVLELEFHEFSKGRDIISEIDFAKILLRYTHLDTEEYDKYLDRILINSHLQIGITFDEFRRFYQFLNNLDDFSIAMRMYTLADHPISKDEFQRAVKICTGSTLSEHIIDTVFALFDEDGDGQLSYKEFIAIMKDRLHRGFKSQRRHKHLQAFSSCVKQEVKSR; from the exons ATGGAGCTGGATGTGATGAGAAACAGCATCCCCTCGCTACGTCATGGAAATCCACATATGTTCAGAAATCTCCGGGACAAAG GAATTATATCTTACACGGAGTATCTCTTCCTCTTATCGATCCTAATCA AGCCTACGTCGGGTTTCCGAATCGCGTTCAACATGTTCGATACGGATGGAAACGAACGTGTGGATAAAACCGAATTTCTCGTG ATTCGACGATTGCTTGGTGGTAACCTGACAAATCGACATCTCGACGATGAAACAGAATGTGCA TTGAAACGTATAATGCCACCGGGCGAAGATTTCGTTTACGAACCAAAACTTCGTAACACCCGAGAGCGCAATGACAAAAATCAGATTGTCTCGAATTCCTAC ATGGAAAAAGTTTTCAGCCATGCTTGGAGAGGACGTCACGGTACCGAGACCCAAGAAAAATTAGATCTTCTGAAGGAGAGGCAAACAACTCCCGAAGCAATTCAAGTTCAATATATCAACGATGACCAA GGCCTGCAACGACGACACGCGGTCGATACCACTCTGATGGTACACTTCTTTGGAAAGGATGGAAGCAACGAGCTGAAAtacgaaaatttcaaatgtttcaTGGAAAACCTGCAGCAAGAAGTTCTAGAGCTCGAATTCCACGAATTCAGTAAAGGCCGTGATATTATCTCCGAGATAGATTTTGCGAAAATCTTGCTACGATATACACATCTCGATACCGAAGA atacgataaatatttggatagaatattaataaactcaCATCTTCAAATCGGTATTACGTTCGATGAATTTCGTcgtttttatcaatttttgaaCAACCTCGACGACTTTTCAATCGCTATGCGAATGTACACTCTGGCGGATCACCCAATATCAAAAG ATGAATTCCAACGTGCTGTGAAAATTTGTACAGGCAGTACACTTAGCGAACATATTATCGATACTGTCTTTGCACTTTTTGACGAGGATGGGGATGGCCAGTTATCCTACAAGGAGTTTATAGCGATAATGAAAGATCGGCTACACAGAGGTTTCAAG TCTCAACGACGACATAAACATTTGCAAGCATTTTCTTCGTGTGTAAAGCAAGAAGTGAAATCCCGTTAA